The stretch of DNA CAGCAGTGGCCGCGCCCACTTCTCGAGaggtgctgcggtccctgcctggggccacacaGGCGGCAGGCCAGGGCCCTGCCCTCCCCACGAATGGGAACAAGcatgtgagagtgcatgggttcacgtatgattgactagttctttgtgagagagtttgtgccagtgtgcgttgtgtgtgggtgtgcttctgtgtgagtatgtacagtatgcgtgAGGtgcggttggtttgttgggggtcCCGTACATTGatcctgagctgataaacaggctttctaaacccgactgtaagtattactgatacttatcactaccaatatcaataatgtgtgaattgGAAATTGTGATGATGTAAGTGATAGCTATTATTAAGTAATATAAGATTATGTATAAgaatgcatttgtgtttgtatatgatatatgtatgtgtatgtatgtgtgtatgagtgtgtgcacatacctttacactattattggtattaatattaatttcacaggtaaaccacagtacagcagttgtttggttatgaatgtgtcatATCATTTGACTGACAGAGAAGAACCTTTCagtgacatttaaataaaaggcaaaacacGCGCTGATGATGAGAAGACTGTTTATTGATTTGTTAATCAAAGGAACCACGCTGGtcggcagctcctccagcagcgatGTCGCTGGTGGACGTGACATCGTCAGCGGGGACCACGGAGCATCACAGGCGCTTGCCACAAATATAAGCGTTCTTGCTCCCGCATTTCAGGTCATTGCCGCTACCTGGAAAAAGGTAAGTACAACACAACACCTCTCAGTGCAGATGAATTCATGGGACCTTGGCCTCCCTAGTTCAAATAATTACACATGACTCCCATATCAGGGAGAATGCCTACGCACCACTTTTACCCATCGCCATGCAGTTTTCTGCTCCTGCCGTATTGTTGGGCTCTTGTGTTGCCCAGAACTTAAAGCTGCATGCGGAACCGTCGCTCCACAGCCAGACGCcctcctggaggagaaagacggTGAAGTAGAATAGGTTTTTAATCCAAAGTCTCCGTATGCAGCGAAGCACGGCATATTCACTGAACTCACTTTTACTGCATCGTAGCCTCCGAGCCAAGTTTGCACATATGAACCAGTCGACCTCTTAATCATCTCTTGAATAAAGGTAAGTTGCTCCTTGTTGTGGACTGAGGCCAGATTCCCACCGATGGCGATGCAGGCGACCTGAGGACGAAGGGAGACAGTGACAGTGCGAGCAGTACAGACCACATGCGGTCACTGCACTTTAAAAAGGCACCTCGGCATCAGTCCACTCCTTCGGGCTGAAGTGGAAGATGTAACATCTGTCGCCCAGCTGAGTCCAGCCGGGGGGGCACCTCTCACAgcactcgtcctcctcttcaggaggagctggaggaagaaaacaGGTTGACACTCGGCTTTGAGCTCACGTTGCTAAGACGCTACGAgagtctctgctgtgtgtcCTGGACTGGACGGGAACTACTGTACCAACCTGGCTCTTCTTTTGCCTgcggctgcaaacacacacaagaacaGACAGTGAAGTCAGGCTGGAACTGCTCCAGTTTGTTAAGTCACCGGCCTCAGAAGTACTCGAAAGTGATTGAGCCACGCTTACATGTGGATCGGCCCAGAGCCCAGTGCTCAGGCACAGGAGCACGACGTAGAACAGCCCTGTCGCCATCTGTGGATGGTGATTTAGAGAAGCTCATGAAGCAACGctcaaacatgcaaacaagtgGCGACCGCATGACTGAAGCCTTACAGTACCTTGCTgtcaggatgaggaggaggaggatgatgatgatgctcagGTGAGGTTGCGCTCGCAGCAGAAGCAAGTACAGAGGCTGGATGTCCTGGGACGGGACGCGTTTATATAGTCTGTGCTGCGTCGCCCCAGGAACCTAAAACACGTCTGCCCATACTTTCTGTTTCATCTCATACCAGCtgtaattattttaatgaattCTGAGCAATTTGTTGACACAGACCTGAGGAAAGGCCCGAGTGCAGTTCAAATAATATCATAATctaatattatttaataatgcAATTTAAATGTACAGGCATGAGAAGGATAGAACATAAGTGGACAGAGATTAATTGTATGAATAAATGCGTCATATCTACTACTGCACTACTGACATATAATAAATACGGCTGCAGTGGAAGTGATCCATGAGAGGAACATACTCATTTAGTTCTCAGGTCATGGGGCTGGTGAATCACACATGGAATGGTTTCAGGGGGCTGACACGTCATCTGACCAAACCCCAGCCTCAGGGGTTTGCTTAAGACTATATTGTTTGATTCATTTTAGATATTCTGGTTTATAATAGTCAGAGAATCTTATATAAGTCTTAGGGCTGAAACTCAACACAGACAAAATAACCTGGACTTTCTTCCGTACGGCTTCAGAAACGGGTTTGATTCAAAAAAGCACTTTTCCCATGGTGATCCATACAGTTTACCAATATTTACCCTGATTCGGTCTGAGACGGTGTAACATCGACGCCTGACACCATGACAACGCTCTTCCTTGCCTTTAAACAAACGCCTCTGGCTGTTTATGTATGACAATGGTGTTTGACAGAGCAGCTCGGTCCTCTCCACCCCCGTTGCACCCACACGTCTGTCTGCAGGCAGACTGAAAGCACTGTCAAGTATATAAAATGGGACGGATCTGAGCCAAAACATCCCTCTATCTGCATTTTGTGCTGTTTACACCTtgctcatttattatattttacatgtCCAACATACAAATATCACTTTTTGCTTAAGTTCAGAAATAACATCGATTCACTGCTCACACAGACCAGGTGAGAGGTGGCAGTGGGCGGATGTGGCCTGATGAAACAGGCCACTTAACATTTTTTTACGCATCTGTTTAAGTAATCATTCACATGTACAGAACTGTTCTAATTTAAGAAGACAGCAAGAAGAGAATGGAAGGAAAGTATCCGCGGAGTCGTGTTTCGTTGCCCATAGAAGCTTTGAGGGGAACGCGTTGGTCACACCTGTCCATGATGACAGGTGAAACGCAGGTTGCCGTTCACACGTCCACCACAAGAGGGCGCCGCTGCGCCAGGAGCCGTTTCAACCATTGTTCTACTGAACTGACTGTCACTCCCATCCCCTCAGAGAAGATTTGACCCTTCACAGTgtgggtttgtgttgtttgtggaaGTGAAGAAGTGAAGCAGCATTGATGACATAGATGACACCAATAAGTTTGAAGCATGGTCTTTATTATGTGCATATTTAATGACTTATCATAGCCTCAGACCTtctgatattaaaaaaaacaggctgtAGTTGAGCTTATTGGTCTTTTAGTCCTTTTGCCTCACACAGTATACCACCATCCATTCGTATTGATGACTGGACAGATATGGGAGAAAAGCGCCAGCTCTTAAGTGGCAGCTTTAAGATAAGAGCTGCTCCAACTTCCTGTGGCGCCGACctgcttaaacacacacagatctgtaTCTTCACTCTTCGAGCCTCCTGGGGCAGACGCTGCAGTTATCAGGACACCCTGAGCCCAAAACCTCAGCTAAGTCTGTTCATGAGTTTGACCCAAACTTTACTGTGGGATTGAAGTTCGTTAAATCTTCCTTGTGAAATAATCTCCTTAACCTTCAGTTTGACTGTGAGACTAGAAAAGCCTGAAAGAGATAAAAGAAGGGAAAGTTAGGAGAGATGTTAAGGTTCCTCCTGCAGGTTCACATGGTGAGTTGATTGATTAACGGTCCAATCCTGCAGCCCTAGAGTCCGATATGACTCCTGCAGACGGAGCTCGGCTCAACAGCACTGAAAGAAATCTATAGGACGGGATTTAGATTTAACCAGCCACTGGCGCACAAGAAAATCCATGCTTGCAGTTCACAATCTTTCCTGGGAATGTCAGCACGTCCGCAGCTCCAACATCAGTCATCCAGCAGGTCTGTGGCAAAGAGCCAGATGAGATGATGAGACACTGACTCTGCAGTTCAGTCCAAACAGAAAGGAATTTGTTTAGATGTTTTATtcgtcacttcctgtc from Betta splendens chromosome 7, fBetSpl5.4, whole genome shotgun sequence encodes:
- the LOC114859221 gene encoding galactose-specific lectin nattectin-like gives rise to the protein MATGLFYVVLLCLSTGLWADPHPQAKEEPAPPEEEDECCERCPPGWTQLGDRCYIFHFSPKEWTDAEVACIAIGGNLASVHNKEQLTFIQEMIKRSTGSYVQTWLGGYDAVKEGVWLWSDGSACSFKFWATQEPNNTAGAENCMAMGKSGSGNDLKCGSKNAYICGKRL